In Haloarcula sp. H-GB4, a single genomic region encodes these proteins:
- a CDS encoding 6-hydroxymethylpterin diphosphokinase MptE-like protein, giving the protein MEFRTWEPVYEAILDDFGYPRDGDERACGRLVELLGDDKTYDPTTIGLDGATVAIAGAGPSLEAEADRAADADVVLAASTAADRLRAAGVAVDCMVTDLDKNADTGRELTADGTPVVAHAHGDNIPALETHIPAYDSKFVVPTTQASPALPVRNYGGFTDGDRAAFLADHFGAGSLVFPGWDFDDPSVNAEKRHKLHWAERLLRWLEQRRGERFDVLDGRRDDIEPAVTD; this is encoded by the coding sequence ATGGAATTTCGCACCTGGGAACCAGTATATGAGGCTATCCTCGACGACTTCGGCTACCCCCGTGACGGCGACGAGCGCGCCTGTGGCCGCCTCGTCGAACTGCTCGGTGATGATAAGACGTACGACCCGACAACCATCGGACTCGACGGTGCAACGGTCGCTATCGCCGGGGCCGGCCCGTCGCTGGAAGCCGAGGCAGACCGGGCAGCTGACGCCGACGTAGTCCTCGCGGCGTCTACGGCCGCCGACCGCCTCCGGGCGGCAGGTGTCGCCGTTGACTGCATGGTCACGGATCTGGACAAAAATGCCGACACTGGGCGGGAACTGACCGCTGACGGGACACCAGTCGTCGCCCACGCCCACGGTGACAACATCCCCGCACTGGAAACCCACATTCCGGCCTACGACAGCAAGTTCGTCGTGCCGACGACACAGGCAAGCCCCGCCCTACCGGTCCGCAACTACGGCGGTTTCACCGATGGCGACCGCGCCGCGTTCCTTGCGGACCACTTCGGCGCTGGGTCGCTGGTGTTCCCCGGCTGGGACTTCGACGACCCGTCTGTGAATGCCGAAAAGCGACACAAACTCCACTGGGCCGAACGCCTGCTGCGCTGGCTGGAACAGCGCCGCGGCGAGCGCTTCGATGTGCTCGACGGCCGACGCGACGACATCGAGCCAGCAGTGACCGACTGA
- a CDS encoding trehalose-6-phosphate synthase, translated as MGPGVSIDLRDDVVPDSLVIVSNREPYSHERDDDGEIRVQSAAGGLTSALDPVMQSRGGTWVAWGSGDADMAVADEGIVEVPPSDPAYDLKRVPLSDAAVQGYYYGYANQVLWPLCHEDTGRMWAEPAYWEQYRGVNEQFAAAVDTVADTGQPVWFQDYHLALAPRLVRERRPDATLLQFWHIPWPAPSVFRHCPHSDALLDGLLACDVIGFHTAGYAEQFLHCVDSAFPAATVDTDSGTVTRSEETTRVVANPLGIDVEAVRSRARAADVASIRDTVLGGSRSDASIRLVLGVERLDYSKGIPERIEALAHLWDRRPDLRGEFTYVQKASRTREGIAAYRRYRADVVDAVERVNDRFGTDDWQPIVYTEANLDSETLAGLYRAADVAVVTPHRDGMNLVAHEYPVACTDGDGALVLSELAGAATHLDGALTVNPHDIEAIADAIERALELYEADRGDRLARLQHSVETLDSSEWVARQFSAGQSL; from the coding sequence ATGGGCCCGGGAGTGTCGATTGATTTGCGGGACGATGTAGTTCCGGACTCGCTCGTGATCGTTTCGAATCGTGAACCGTATAGCCACGAGCGGGACGACGACGGCGAGATACGGGTCCAGTCCGCAGCAGGTGGCCTAACGAGCGCACTCGACCCGGTAATGCAGTCACGGGGCGGTACCTGGGTCGCCTGGGGTAGCGGCGACGCCGATATGGCCGTCGCCGACGAGGGCATCGTCGAAGTGCCGCCGTCGGACCCGGCGTACGACCTGAAACGCGTCCCACTCTCCGACGCAGCGGTGCAGGGCTATTACTATGGTTACGCCAACCAAGTGCTCTGGCCGCTCTGTCACGAGGACACGGGCCGGATGTGGGCAGAGCCAGCTTACTGGGAACAGTACCGAGGCGTCAACGAGCAGTTCGCAGCGGCCGTCGATACGGTCGCCGATACGGGCCAACCGGTCTGGTTCCAGGACTACCACTTAGCGCTCGCGCCCAGACTGGTCCGAGAGCGACGGCCGGACGCGACGCTGTTACAGTTCTGGCATATCCCCTGGCCCGCACCGTCGGTGTTCCGACACTGCCCCCACAGCGACGCGCTCCTTGACGGACTGCTGGCCTGCGATGTCATCGGCTTTCACACGGCAGGATACGCCGAGCAGTTCCTGCACTGCGTGGACAGCGCGTTCCCCGCAGCGACCGTCGACACGGACAGCGGGACGGTTACCCGGAGCGAAGAGACGACACGAGTCGTCGCGAACCCGCTGGGTATCGATGTCGAAGCGGTTCGGAGCCGAGCGCGGGCCGCTGACGTGGCCAGTATCCGGGATACCGTGCTGGGCGGCAGTCGCTCGGACGCGTCCATCCGCCTGGTGCTCGGCGTCGAGCGGCTCGACTACTCGAAGGGCATCCCCGAGCGGATCGAGGCGCTGGCACACCTCTGGGACCGGCGGCCGGACCTGCGAGGCGAATTCACGTACGTGCAGAAGGCGAGTCGAACGCGAGAGGGCATCGCCGCCTACCGTCGGTATCGAGCGGACGTCGTCGATGCCGTCGAACGCGTCAACGACCGCTTCGGGACCGATGACTGGCAGCCCATCGTCTACACCGAGGCCAACCTCGACAGCGAGACGCTCGCTGGACTCTACCGAGCTGCTGATGTCGCGGTAGTGACGCCACACCGCGACGGGATGAACCTCGTCGCCCACGAGTACCCGGTCGCCTGCACCGACGGCGACGGCGCACTCGTGCTGAGTGAACTGGCCGGCGCGGCGACCCATCTCGACGGAGCATTGACAGTCAATCCACATGACATCGAGGCGATTGCGGACGCCATCGAGCGGGCGCTGGAACTGTACGAAGCGGACAGAGGTGACCGGCTGGCGCGCCTGCAGCACAGCGTCGAGACGCTCGACAGTTCAGAGTGGGTCGCCAGACAGTTCAGCGCCGGACAGTCGCTGTAA
- a CDS encoding haloacid dehalogenase type II, producing the protein MSFDPDHVTTITFDSYSTIVDVEAAQKALADRVDDPQPVSRLWRSRSLAYTFLANQIDAYKPFYEMNRDALQYALDAHGIDISTEERDEILAVYHELDVFDDVRDGMNKLYDAGYDLYVVSNGNPEMLDSMVDFAGIGGLLEDTVSADEIQTFKPAAELYRHAAERTATNIEEIAHVTAGYFDVYGAMHAGMQGVWVNRDDGPWDAFAGEPDLTIGSFHDLHDELL; encoded by the coding sequence ATGTCGTTCGACCCGGACCACGTGACGACGATTACATTTGACTCGTACAGTACCATCGTCGACGTTGAGGCGGCCCAGAAAGCCCTCGCCGATCGGGTAGACGACCCCCAGCCGGTATCCCGACTCTGGCGCTCCCGCTCGCTGGCGTACACGTTCCTCGCGAACCAGATTGATGCTTACAAGCCGTTTTACGAGATGAACCGCGATGCACTCCAGTACGCATTAGATGCTCACGGCATTGATATCTCGACGGAAGAGCGCGACGAGATTCTTGCAGTCTACCACGAACTAGACGTGTTTGACGACGTTCGTGACGGCATGAACAAACTCTACGACGCCGGCTACGACCTCTATGTCGTCTCGAACGGCAATCCCGAGATGCTCGACTCCATGGTTGATTTCGCCGGTATCGGCGGCCTGCTCGAAGACACTGTCAGTGCCGACGAGATCCAGACGTTCAAGCCGGCAGCGGAACTGTACCGTCACGCAGCGGAGCGAACGGCGACCAACATCGAGGAAATCGCCCACGTCACCGCGGGCTATTTCGACGTGTACGGGGCGATGCACGCCGGGATGCAGGGTGTCTGGGTCAACCGCGACGACGGCCCGTGGGACGCCTTCGCTGGCGAACCGGACCTCACTATCGGGTCGTTCCACGACCTTCACGACGAACTGCTGTGA
- a CDS encoding multidrug efflux SMR transporter has product MNPYALLGAAIVSELLGTTSLKLSEGFSRPVPSLGVVVGYGLAFYLVSLTLEDLPIGVVYGTWAALGIVGVAAIGTVVFDEPIDLPGAVGILLIIIGVYCVNVLSEMSAH; this is encoded by the coding sequence GTGAATCCCTATGCCCTCCTTGGAGCCGCGATTGTGTCCGAACTGCTCGGGACAACGTCACTGAAGCTCTCGGAAGGATTCTCACGCCCTGTCCCCAGCCTCGGCGTCGTCGTCGGCTACGGCCTGGCGTTCTATCTGGTGTCGCTGACGCTCGAAGACCTCCCCATCGGCGTTGTCTACGGGACTTGGGCCGCGCTGGGAATCGTCGGTGTCGCCGCAATCGGGACTGTCGTGTTCGACGAGCCGATCGATCTCCCCGGTGCCGTCGGCATCCTGCTCATCATCATTGGCGTATATTGTGTCAACGTCCTCTCGGAGATGTCTGCGCACTGA
- a CDS encoding TIGR04024 family LLM class F420-dependent oxidoreductase, with translation MTARDVYLPVAAQPSVDTLVEMTQQAEDSGYDRVWLPETWGRDAVTTLTSIAEHTSTVGLGSSILNVYSRSPALLGQTAATLQEVSDGRFRAGVGPSGPIVIEGWHGREFENPLKYTRETVDIMKLVLSGETVDYDGDIFSLSGFRLRCEPPEPAPPVDAGGLGPKSVELAGRFADGWHALMLTADGLRDRLEDFEHGADLGDRDRADQRVTLSLTCCAMDDREQARELARQHVAFYIGGMGTFYRDALARQGYEDTAYEIAEQWGSGDKAAAVEAIGDELLDSIAVAGTPEECRDRIAKFEDIDGVDAINISFPRAAEPDTIDTTIDVLAP, from the coding sequence ATGACAGCGCGAGACGTGTATCTCCCGGTCGCGGCACAGCCGTCGGTCGACACGCTGGTTGAGATGACCCAGCAGGCCGAGGATAGTGGCTATGACCGGGTCTGGCTCCCGGAGACGTGGGGGCGAGACGCGGTGACGACGCTGACCAGCATCGCCGAACACACGTCGACGGTCGGTCTCGGGTCCTCGATTCTGAACGTGTACTCGCGGTCGCCGGCGCTGCTCGGCCAAACCGCAGCGACACTGCAGGAGGTCTCGGACGGCCGTTTCCGCGCCGGCGTCGGGCCGTCCGGGCCTATCGTCATCGAGGGCTGGCACGGCCGTGAGTTCGAGAATCCGCTCAAATACACACGGGAGACCGTCGACATCATGAAACTGGTGCTCTCCGGGGAGACCGTCGACTACGATGGGGACATCTTTTCGCTGTCTGGCTTCCGACTGCGCTGTGAACCACCCGAACCCGCGCCGCCCGTGGACGCCGGCGGCCTCGGGCCGAAATCAGTCGAACTTGCCGGTCGCTTCGCCGACGGCTGGCACGCGCTCATGCTGACCGCCGACGGCTTGCGGGACCGGCTGGAAGACTTCGAGCACGGCGCGGACCTCGGCGACCGCGACCGCGCCGACCAGCGAGTGACGCTGTCACTGACGTGCTGTGCGATGGACGACAGGGAGCAGGCCCGGGAACTGGCCCGTCAGCACGTGGCCTTCTACATCGGCGGAATGGGGACGTTCTACCGCGACGCGCTGGCCCGGCAGGGGTACGAAGACACGGCCTACGAGATTGCCGAACAGTGGGGGTCAGGTGACAAAGCGGCAGCCGTCGAGGCGATCGGCGACGAACTGCTGGACAGCATTGCCGTTGCCGGCACACCAGAGGAATGTCGCGACCGCATCGCAAAGTTCGAGGACATCGATGGTGTGGACGCGATCAACATCTCGTTCCCCCGCGCTGCCGAACCGGACACGATAGACACGACCATCGACGTATTAGCGCCCTGA